The Streptomyces sp. NBC_01353 genome contains a region encoding:
- a CDS encoding asparaginase, with protein sequence MQWTRDDRPRRITLISTGGTIASRWQGTGYAADASGDDVLATSALPEGVTVEVVDLFNVNSSRMTSARQLTLLRAVHAALADPGVDGVVVTHGTDTLEESAFFLDLHHSDPRPVVFTGAQRPLGTGDGDGPGNVYDALQVAASVRDLGVLVVFDGRVHAARGTVKTQTLAADAFADPSEQGLGKVGFGSVDIRRSPDRPTPLPLPVAGGTPPRVDLVMHHSDGDPLFLKTSVAAGAQGVVLVGTGAGNATPEIASAVADAVAQGALVALSTRVPAGPVAEIYTGGGAVDLVAGGAVPAGTLRAGQARMAVLATLLSDVAPDRRPALLHGLLNGPTRAEPALTAAGSRFSGGS encoded by the coding sequence ATGCAGTGGACACGCGACGACCGGCCCCGCCGGATCACCCTCATCAGCACCGGCGGCACCATCGCCAGCCGCTGGCAGGGCACGGGGTACGCCGCCGACGCCTCCGGTGACGACGTCCTGGCCACCTCGGCCCTGCCCGAGGGCGTGACGGTCGAGGTCGTGGACCTGTTCAACGTCAACAGCTCCCGGATGACCAGCGCCCGCCAGCTGACGCTGCTGCGCGCGGTCCACGCGGCCCTCGCCGACCCCGGCGTGGACGGTGTCGTGGTCACGCACGGCACGGACACCCTGGAGGAGTCGGCGTTCTTCCTGGACCTCCACCACTCCGACCCGCGGCCGGTCGTCTTCACCGGCGCACAGCGCCCGCTCGGTACGGGGGACGGCGACGGTCCGGGCAATGTGTACGACGCCCTGCAGGTCGCCGCCTCGGTACGTGACCTGGGCGTCCTCGTCGTCTTCGACGGCCGGGTCCACGCGGCGCGCGGCACGGTGAAGACGCAGACCCTGGCGGCCGACGCGTTCGCCGACCCCTCCGAGCAGGGTCTCGGAAAGGTGGGGTTCGGCAGTGTGGACATCCGCCGCAGCCCGGACCGGCCGACGCCCCTTCCCCTCCCCGTGGCCGGGGGCACCCCGCCCCGGGTCGACCTGGTGATGCACCACAGCGACGGCGACCCGCTGTTCCTGAAGACGTCCGTCGCGGCCGGCGCCCAGGGCGTCGTGCTGGTCGGCACCGGCGCGGGCAACGCCACTCCCGAGATAGCCTCGGCCGTCGCGGACGCGGTGGCCCAAGGCGCCCTCGTCGCCCTCAGCACCCGGGTCCCCGCCGGTCCTGTCGCGGAGATCTACACGGGCGGCGGAGCCGTCGACCTGGTGGCCGGAGGCGCGGTACCGGCCGGAACGCTGCGCGCGGGCCAGGCCCGGATGGCGGTCCTCGCCACCCTGCTGTCCGACGTCGCCCCGGACCGTCGCCCCGCACTGCTGCACGGCCTCCTGAACGGCCCCACCCGCGCGGAACCGGCCCTGACGGCTGCGGGCTCCCGCTTCTCCGGCGGCTCCTGA
- a CDS encoding Lrp/AsnC family transcriptional regulator translates to MDRIDRSILRELQEDGRLTNLELAQRVGLSASACLRRVRQLEEDGVIQGYRAVIDPAAVGRGFEVLVSIEVRRDRETVEAFEEALRDIPDVIEAHRLFGSPGCLLRIAVADLAAYERLWIERLTSLTGVTEVNSQIIMKRIKEPRGLPVER, encoded by the coding sequence ATGGACCGCATCGATCGCAGTATCTTGCGTGAGCTTCAGGAAGACGGTCGGCTGACCAACCTGGAGCTCGCCCAGCGCGTCGGCCTCAGCGCCTCGGCCTGCCTGCGGCGGGTGCGGCAGCTGGAGGAGGACGGGGTGATCCAGGGGTACCGCGCGGTCATCGATCCGGCGGCGGTCGGGCGGGGCTTCGAGGTGCTCGTCTCCATCGAGGTCCGGCGCGACCGGGAGACCGTCGAGGCCTTCGAGGAGGCGCTGCGCGACATCCCCGACGTCATCGAGGCCCACCGTCTCTTCGGCAGCCCCGGCTGCCTGCTCCGGATCGCGGTCGCCGACCTCGCCGCGTACGAACGCCTCTGGATCGAGCGGTTGACCTCGCTGACCGGCGTCACCGAGGTCAACTCGCAGATCATCATGAAGCGGATCAAGGAGCCGCGCGGGCTGCCGGTCGAGCGGTGA
- a CDS encoding type 1 glutamine amidotransferase domain-containing protein, with protein sequence MSKILFVITGADHWTLADGTKHPTGFWAEEAAAPYEAFTAAGHEVAVATPGGVVPTVDQSSFAPEFNGGQEGADRVAAVLASFTELQHPIALEDVNLDDYAAVFYPGGHGPMEDLSADRTSGRILIDTLASGKPLAIVCHGPAALLAATEDDGTNAFAGYRVAAFTNAEETQSGFADKAKWLLETRLVEAGVDVQVGEPWGPNIVVDRNLVTGQNPSSSTPLAAEVLKKLG encoded by the coding sequence ATGTCGAAGATTCTTTTCGTGATCACCGGCGCCGACCACTGGACGCTCGCCGACGGCACCAAGCACCCGACCGGCTTCTGGGCCGAGGAGGCCGCAGCGCCGTACGAGGCGTTCACGGCCGCCGGCCACGAGGTCGCCGTCGCCACTCCCGGCGGCGTCGTCCCCACGGTCGACCAGAGCAGTTTCGCCCCCGAGTTCAACGGCGGGCAGGAGGGCGCGGACAGGGTCGCCGCCGTGCTCGCCTCGTTCACCGAACTCCAGCACCCGATCGCTCTGGAGGACGTGAACCTCGACGACTACGCGGCCGTCTTCTACCCCGGCGGCCACGGCCCGATGGAGGACCTCTCCGCCGACCGGACCTCGGGGCGGATCCTGATCGACACACTGGCCTCGGGCAAGCCGCTCGCCATCGTCTGCCACGGCCCGGCGGCGCTCCTCGCCGCCACCGAGGACGACGGCACGAACGCCTTCGCCGGCTACCGGGTCGCCGCCTTCACCAACGCCGAGGAGACCCAGTCCGGCTTCGCCGACAAGGCCAAGTGGCTGCTGGAGACCCGTCTGGTCGAGGCGGGCGTCGACGTACAGGTCGGCGAGCCCTGGGGGCCGAACATCGTCGTCGACCGCAACCTCGTCACCGGCCAGAACCCGTCCTCCTCCACCCCGCTCGCGGCCGAGGTCCTCAAGAAGCTGGGCTGA
- a CDS encoding NADP-dependent oxidoreductase has protein sequence MTNNATMRAISQDNHGTPDVLKEVLIPRPAPGPSQILVAVRAAGVNPTDWKHRSQVLFLDRMPLVLGWDVSGVVEAVGYGVTLFKPGDEVFGMLPYPYGVGSHAEYVTAPARAFAPKPAGIDHVQAGALPLAALTAYQALVDTAAVAPGQRVLVHAAAGGVGHLAVQIAKARGAYVIGTASAPKHDFVRSLGADEVIDYRTTDFRDVAHDIDVVLDPMSGETRARSLEVLRPGGVLVSLLPPTDPDEAQKAEARGVRVETLLVEADHAGMSAVADLVAAGSLRAHVEATFPLAEAAKAHALGETDRTTGKIVLVVGESEAARAS, from the coding sequence ATGACGAACAACGCCACCATGCGCGCCATCAGCCAGGACAACCACGGCACCCCCGACGTGCTCAAGGAGGTCCTGATCCCCCGACCCGCCCCCGGCCCCAGCCAGATCCTGGTCGCCGTCCGCGCGGCCGGCGTCAACCCGACCGACTGGAAGCACCGCTCCCAGGTGCTGTTCCTCGACCGGATGCCGCTCGTCCTCGGCTGGGACGTCTCCGGCGTCGTCGAGGCCGTCGGCTACGGCGTGACGCTCTTCAAGCCCGGCGACGAGGTCTTCGGGATGCTGCCCTACCCCTACGGCGTCGGCTCCCACGCCGAGTACGTGACCGCCCCCGCCCGGGCCTTCGCTCCCAAGCCCGCAGGCATCGACCACGTCCAGGCCGGAGCCCTCCCGCTCGCCGCACTCACCGCCTACCAGGCCCTCGTCGACACCGCCGCCGTCGCCCCCGGGCAGCGGGTCCTCGTCCACGCGGCCGCCGGCGGCGTCGGCCACCTCGCCGTCCAGATCGCCAAGGCCCGTGGCGCGTACGTCATCGGCACCGCGAGCGCGCCGAAGCACGACTTCGTGCGCTCCCTCGGCGCGGACGAGGTCATCGACTACCGCACCACCGACTTCCGGGACGTCGCCCACGACATCGACGTGGTGCTCGACCCGATGTCGGGGGAGACCCGCGCCCGTTCCCTCGAGGTCCTGCGCCCCGGCGGCGTCCTCGTCTCGCTCCTGCCGCCCACCGACCCCGACGAGGCGCAGAAGGCGGAGGCACGGGGCGTCCGTGTGGAGACCCTCCTCGTCGAGGCCGACCACGCGGGCATGAGCGCCGTCGCCGACCTGGTGGCGGCGGGCTCTCTGCGGGCCCACGTGGAGGCCACCTTCCCCCTCGCCGAGGCCGCGAAGGCCCACGCCCTGGGCGAGACCGACCGCACCACCGGCAAGATCGTCCTGGTGGTCGGCGAGTCCGAAGCGGCGCGGGCCTCCTAG
- a CDS encoding methylmalonyl-CoA mutase family protein has protein sequence MTVLPDDGLALAAEFSDATREQWQHLVSGVLRKSGKEVEGAAAEDALSTTLEDGLRVRPLYAADDAAPEPGFPGFAPFVRGSRAEGNTQGGWDVRQRHTAADGPTVLADLENGVTSLWLVVGEGGIPTASLGSVLDGVYLDLAPVVLEAGHELEAAAEELLRLYEERGVANEAARGNLGADPLGLEARTGQACDFAPAAGLARRCAEEYPGLRAMTVDALPYHEAGGSAAQELGCSLATGVAYLRQLTEAGLSAEQACGQLEFRYAATADQFLTIAKLRAARRLWARVAEASGASGAGGQIQHAVTSPVMMTRRDPWVNMLRTTVATLAAGVGGADSVTVLPFDHALGLPDAFARRIARNTSTILIEESHLSRVIDPAGGSWYVERLTDELAEAGWEFFRTIERAGGQAAALRSGMIRDRLAETWSARSTKLAKRREPITGVSEFPHLTENPVVREPAPEPPSGGLPRVRRDDAYEALRARSDAHLAATGTRPRIFLSTIGPAAAHTARSTFAANFFQAGGIEPVTEGTFEESGASEACLCSSDALYEEQAAARAQELRASGAGHVFLAGRPAEYAGVDAFVFAGCDAVAVLSATLDRMGVS, from the coding sequence ATGACAGTCCTTCCCGACGACGGGCTTGCCCTCGCCGCCGAATTCTCCGACGCGACCCGTGAGCAGTGGCAGCACCTTGTGTCCGGCGTACTGCGCAAGTCGGGCAAGGAGGTGGAAGGCGCGGCCGCCGAGGACGCCCTCTCCACCACGCTGGAGGACGGGCTTCGCGTCCGCCCGCTGTACGCGGCCGACGACGCCGCGCCCGAGCCCGGCTTCCCCGGCTTCGCCCCCTTCGTCCGGGGCAGCAGGGCCGAGGGGAACACCCAGGGCGGCTGGGACGTACGCCAGCGGCACACGGCCGCGGACGGCCCGACGGTGCTCGCGGACCTGGAGAACGGCGTCACCTCGCTCTGGCTGGTCGTCGGAGAGGGCGGCATCCCGACGGCCTCGCTCGGCTCCGTCCTCGACGGCGTCTACCTCGACCTCGCCCCCGTCGTCCTCGAAGCCGGCCACGAGCTCGAAGCGGCCGCCGAGGAGCTCCTGCGCCTGTACGAGGAGCGTGGCGTCGCCAACGAGGCCGCCCGCGGCAACCTGGGAGCCGATCCCCTCGGCCTCGAGGCCCGTACGGGGCAGGCGTGTGACTTCGCGCCCGCGGCCGGACTCGCGCGGCGGTGCGCCGAGGAGTACCCGGGGCTGCGCGCGATGACCGTGGACGCGCTGCCGTACCACGAGGCCGGCGGTTCGGCCGCACAGGAGCTGGGCTGTTCGCTGGCGACGGGCGTCGCGTATCTGCGGCAGCTCACCGAGGCGGGGCTGAGCGCCGAACAGGCCTGTGGTCAGCTGGAGTTCCGGTACGCGGCCACCGCCGACCAGTTCCTCACCATCGCCAAGCTGCGCGCGGCCCGCAGGCTGTGGGCCCGGGTCGCCGAGGCGTCCGGAGCGAGCGGCGCGGGCGGGCAGATCCAGCACGCGGTGACCTCGCCGGTGATGATGACGCGCCGCGACCCCTGGGTGAACATGCTGCGCACGACCGTCGCCACCCTGGCCGCCGGCGTGGGTGGAGCCGATTCCGTCACCGTGCTGCCGTTCGACCACGCACTCGGACTGCCCGACGCCTTCGCGCGCCGAATCGCCCGCAACACCTCGACGATCCTGATCGAGGAGTCGCACCTGTCCCGGGTGATCGACCCGGCGGGCGGCTCCTGGTACGTGGAGCGCCTCACGGACGAACTCGCCGAGGCGGGCTGGGAGTTCTTCCGCACCATCGAGCGTGCGGGCGGTCAGGCCGCCGCCCTGCGGTCCGGGATGATCCGCGACCGGCTCGCCGAGACCTGGTCCGCCCGCAGCACGAAGCTCGCCAAGCGGCGCGAACCCATCACCGGCGTCAGCGAGTTCCCGCACCTGACCGAGAACCCGGTCGTCCGCGAGCCCGCGCCCGAACCGCCGTCCGGCGGCCTGCCCCGCGTACGCCGCGACGACGCGTACGAGGCGCTGCGCGCCCGCTCCGACGCCCACCTCGCCGCGACGGGCACCCGGCCGCGGATCTTCCTCTCCACCATCGGCCCCGCCGCAGCGCACACGGCGCGGTCCACGTTCGCCGCCAACTTCTTCCAGGCGGGCGGCATCGAGCCCGTCACGGAGGGCACCTTCGAGGAGAGCGGAGCGAGCGAGGCCTGCCTCTGCTCCAGCGACGCGCTCTACGAGGAGCAGGCCGCGGCCCGCGCGCAGGAGCTCCGGGCGAGCGGCGCCGGACACGTGTTCCTTGCCGGACGGCCCGCCGAGTACGCCGGTGTGGACGCCTTCGTCTTCGCCGGCTGCGATGCCGTCGCCGTACTCTCCGCCACGCTCGACCGCATGGGAGTGTCCTGA
- a CDS encoding nuclear transport factor 2 family protein, whose protein sequence is MHPFRKAVEDRDPFAVAALLADDVVFTSPVAFKPYAGKAITAAILRGVLRVFEDFTYVREIANPDGRDHALVFTATVNGRQIQGCDFLRFDEDGRIDDFTVMVRPLSAAQALAEAMGAQFDRIAQEAAGE, encoded by the coding sequence ATGCACCCGTTCCGCAAGGCTGTCGAGGACCGTGACCCGTTCGCGGTGGCCGCGCTGCTGGCCGACGACGTCGTCTTCACCAGTCCGGTCGCGTTCAAGCCGTATGCCGGGAAGGCGATCACCGCGGCGATCCTCCGCGGGGTGCTGCGTGTCTTCGAGGACTTCACCTACGTACGCGAGATCGCGAACCCCGACGGGCGGGACCACGCCCTCGTCTTCACCGCGACCGTGAACGGCCGTCAGATCCAGGGCTGCGACTTCCTGCGCTTCGACGAGGACGGCCGGATCGACGACTTCACCGTCATGGTCCGGCCGCTCTCCGCCGCCCAGGCGCTCGCCGAGGCGATGGGCGCCCAGTTCGACCGGATCGCCCAGGAGGCCGCCGGGGAGTGA
- a CDS encoding ATP-binding protein encodes MGGSMRRPARPAVTELRLSAFASHRAAVHPLGPVTLFAGASGSGKSSALRAYEALARLGAGDDLATVFPDAADCVPERARPDAQGRRGFRIGCTVDGPVGPVHLDIAVQAEPRLRIVGERLTCRGRTLLTTALRDPGRDAVQAEWHTAGATPVTRAPFPDDLLGTALLPLRVAGKTKGQLEVLAAAEQVLVALRSVFVCDPRPDRMRAPVPTGEGRLRRGCDNLAEVLHRTRTDCPRRHARLASVAGAGCAGPVTGLGVEELPDGRVRAVLERGVGRAGAGAVAAVPGAVGAGPVAGSAAAVAVAGPAAVATPLGRLGDGELRYLALALVLLTGPGVLAMDQLAEVPDAMRTLTVLSDGCDRALDRRQLRELLGLATTICAGGHIRLVATVGETAAASARDLPGVSIVELER; translated from the coding sequence ATGGGCGGCTCCATGCGGCGGCCCGCCCGCCCCGCCGTCACCGAACTGCGTCTCTCCGCCTTCGCCTCCCACCGCGCCGCCGTCCACCCCCTGGGGCCGGTGACACTCTTCGCCGGGGCGAGCGGGAGCGGGAAGTCCAGTGCTCTGCGGGCGTACGAGGCGCTGGCGCGGCTGGGGGCGGGCGACGATCTGGCCACGGTGTTCCCCGACGCGGCCGACTGCGTTCCCGAACGGGCCAGGCCCGACGCCCAGGGGAGGCGGGGGTTCCGGATCGGGTGCACGGTCGACGGCCCGGTCGGCCCCGTCCACCTCGACATCGCCGTACAGGCGGAGCCCCGGCTCCGGATCGTCGGCGAGCGGCTCACCTGCCGCGGCCGTACGTTGCTCACCACCGCCCTCCGCGACCCGGGCCGCGATGCCGTCCAGGCCGAATGGCACACCGCCGGAGCCACCCCCGTCACCCGGGCGCCGTTCCCCGACGACCTGCTGGGCACGGCCCTTCTGCCCCTGCGCGTCGCGGGCAAGACGAAGGGGCAGTTGGAGGTCCTGGCGGCGGCGGAACAGGTGCTGGTGGCGCTGCGTTCGGTCTTCGTCTGTGACCCACGACCGGACCGGATGCGCGCACCGGTGCCGACGGGGGAGGGGCGGCTGCGGCGGGGGTGCGACAACCTCGCGGAAGTGCTGCACCGCACCCGCACCGACTGCCCGCGCCGGCATGCCCGGTTGGCCTCGGTCGCGGGCGCGGGCTGCGCGGGGCCCGTGACGGGACTCGGTGTCGAGGAGCTGCCGGACGGGAGGGTGCGGGCGGTGCTGGAGCGCGGGGTGGGGCGCGCCGGCGCGGGCGCTGTGGCCGCTGTGCCGGGCGCTGTGGGGGCGGGGCCGGTGGCTGGATCGGCGGCTGCGGTGGCGGTGGCGGGGCCGGCGGCGGTGGCCACTCCGTTGGGGCGGCTCGGTGACGGGGAACTCCGCTATCTCGCCCTCGCGCTCGTCCTTCTCACCGGTCCGGGTGTGCTCGCCATGGACCAACTCGCCGAAGTGCCGGACGCCATGCGGACGTTGACCGTTCTCTCGGACGGATGCGACCGGGCGTTGGATCGCCGTCAGCTCCGGGAGCTCCTGGGCCTCGCCACCACCATCTGTGCCGGTGGGCACATCAGGCTCGTGGCGACCGTCGGGGAGACGGCCGCGGCGAGCGCGCGGGATCTGCCAGGGGTGTCGATCGTGGAGCTGGAGCGGTGA
- the aspA gene encoding aspartate ammonia-lyase translates to MKTVSRREHDLLGEREVPADAYWGIHSLRAMENFPITGTPISVYPQLIDALAAVKEAAALTNEELGLLAPAKAAAIVAACQEIRSGKLHEQFVVDVIQGGAGTSTNMNANEVVANRALELLGHTKGDYRHLHPNEDVNLSQSTNDVYPTAVRIAAITAVRGLLQATAVLQDAFAAKAVEFRDVLKMGRTQLQDAVPMTLGQEFSTYAVMLDEDRNRLAEAVELIHEINLGATAIGTGLNAPADYAETARRHLSEITGMPLVTSANLVEATQDCGAFVQLSGVLKRLAVKLSKTCNDLRLLSSGPRAGLNEINLPAVQAGSSIMPGKVNPVIPEVVNQVAFEVIGNDITITMAAEGGQLQLNAFEPVILHSLAKSITSLRAACLTLAERCVAGITANTEELRAAVENSIGLATALNPHIGYTAATAIAKEALLTGRGVAELTLEKGLLPAERIAELLTPERLTGSPGPLR, encoded by the coding sequence ATGAAGACTGTCTCCCGCCGTGAGCACGACCTCCTCGGAGAGCGGGAGGTGCCCGCCGACGCGTACTGGGGCATCCACTCCCTGCGCGCCATGGAGAACTTCCCCATCACGGGAACGCCGATCTCCGTCTACCCCCAGCTGATCGACGCGCTGGCCGCCGTGAAGGAGGCCGCCGCACTGACCAACGAGGAACTGGGCCTGCTCGCCCCGGCGAAGGCGGCCGCGATCGTCGCCGCCTGCCAGGAGATCCGTTCCGGGAAGCTGCACGAGCAGTTCGTCGTCGACGTCATCCAGGGCGGCGCCGGAACCTCGACGAACATGAACGCCAACGAGGTCGTCGCCAACCGCGCCCTCGAACTCCTCGGCCACACCAAGGGCGACTACCGTCACCTGCACCCGAACGAGGACGTCAACCTCAGCCAGTCCACGAACGACGTCTACCCGACCGCCGTCCGGATCGCGGCGATCACGGCGGTCCGCGGCCTGCTCCAGGCGACGGCCGTGCTTCAGGACGCGTTCGCGGCGAAGGCCGTGGAGTTCCGCGACGTCCTGAAGATGGGGCGCACCCAGCTCCAGGACGCGGTACCCATGACGCTGGGCCAGGAGTTCTCCACGTACGCCGTGATGCTGGACGAGGACCGCAACCGGCTGGCCGAGGCGGTGGAGCTGATCCACGAGATCAACCTCGGCGCCACGGCGATCGGTACGGGCCTCAACGCCCCCGCCGACTACGCCGAGACGGCCCGCCGCCATCTGTCCGAGATCACCGGGATGCCGCTGGTGACCTCCGCCAACCTCGTGGAGGCGACGCAGGACTGCGGCGCGTTCGTCCAGCTCTCCGGTGTTCTGAAGCGGCTCGCGGTCAAGCTCTCCAAGACGTGCAACGACCTGCGTCTGCTGTCCTCGGGCCCGCGTGCCGGCCTGAACGAGATCAACCTCCCCGCGGTACAGGCCGGTTCGAGCATCATGCCCGGCAAGGTCAACCCGGTGATCCCCGAGGTGGTCAACCAGGTCGCGTTCGAGGTGATCGGCAACGACATCACCATCACCATGGCAGCGGAGGGCGGTCAGCTGCAGCTCAACGCCTTCGAGCCGGTGATCCTGCACTCCCTGGCGAAGAGCATCACCTCGCTGCGGGCCGCCTGCCTCACCCTCGCCGAGCGTTGTGTCGCGGGCATCACGGCCAACACCGAGGAACTGCGCGCCGCGGTGGAGAACTCCATCGGCCTGGCCACGGCCCTCAACCCGCACATCGGCTACACGGCGGCCACCGCGATCGCGAAGGAGGCCCTCCTCACGGGTCGCGGCGTCGCCGAACTCACCCTGGAGAAGGGCCTCCTGCCCGCCGAGCGCATCGCGGAGCTCCTCACCCCGGAACGCCTGACGGGCTCCCCCGGCCCGCTCCGCTAG
- a CDS encoding cell division protein SepF: MSRYERYDVTDEQWEGLAQVVPLRGRDEWPSRVDHRAMHDPYEAAEQRRMVVLRVQVFADAREVAEYLVAQIPVLLDLTGADTEVAKRILDFSSGVVFGLGSSMHRVDRNVFLLTPAGTEVEGAPESEDDGMGVAVPRS, encoded by the coding sequence ATGAGTAGGTACGAGAGGTACGACGTCACCGACGAGCAGTGGGAGGGCCTTGCGCAGGTCGTCCCCCTGCGCGGCCGTGACGAATGGCCGTCCAGAGTCGATCACCGCGCGATGCACGACCCGTACGAGGCCGCCGAGCAGCGCCGCATGGTCGTCCTGCGGGTGCAGGTCTTCGCCGATGCCCGTGAGGTCGCCGAATACCTCGTCGCCCAGATCCCGGTGCTGCTGGACCTGACCGGCGCCGACACCGAAGTGGCCAAGCGCATCCTGGACTTCAGCAGCGGCGTCGTCTTCGGACTCGGTAGCTCCATGCACCGGGTCGACCGCAACGTCTTCCTGCTGACCCCGGCCGGCACCGAGGTCGAGGGCGCGCCGGAGTCGGAGGACGACGGCATGGGGGTCGCCGTCCCTCGATCGTAG
- a CDS encoding helix-turn-helix domain-containing protein → MGSESTTGLSADTPHRVVVLALDGVYPFELGIPSRVFGAAGDLYEVLTCSVDGGPVRTNSDFSVTVEHGPEALRTADTVVLPPFDTAQVTRELRTEVTDALAAVPPGTRIVSICTGAFVLAAAGLLDGRPATTHWALANVFRSWFPQVDLDPDVLFVDDGDLLTSAGAASGVDVCLHLVRKDHGTAVANQVARACVVPPWRDGGQAQYIVQPVPGRDSSGTWATRQWALENLHEPLTLRELADHARMSLRTFARRFNEEVGMSPGRWLIQQRVDHARQLLESTDLAVDDIAGQVGFATGTSLRQHLHAAIGVSPLAYRRTFRGTLSPST, encoded by the coding sequence ATGGGAAGCGAAAGCACTACGGGACTCTCCGCGGACACGCCTCATCGCGTCGTCGTCCTCGCCCTGGACGGGGTGTACCCCTTCGAGCTCGGCATCCCGAGCCGTGTCTTCGGGGCGGCGGGTGACTTGTACGAGGTCCTGACCTGCTCCGTCGACGGCGGCCCGGTGCGCACGAACTCCGACTTCTCCGTCACGGTGGAGCACGGTCCCGAGGCGCTGCGTACGGCGGACACGGTCGTCCTCCCGCCATTCGACACCGCCCAGGTCACCCGGGAACTCCGGACGGAGGTCACGGACGCGCTCGCCGCCGTCCCGCCGGGCACCCGGATCGTGTCCATCTGCACGGGGGCCTTCGTGCTCGCGGCGGCGGGTCTCCTCGACGGGCGGCCGGCCACCACGCACTGGGCGCTCGCGAACGTGTTCCGGTCGTGGTTCCCCCAGGTGGACCTGGACCCGGACGTTCTCTTCGTCGACGACGGCGACCTGCTGACCTCGGCCGGCGCCGCTTCCGGGGTGGACGTCTGCCTGCATCTCGTACGCAAGGACCACGGCACCGCCGTGGCCAACCAGGTGGCGCGGGCCTGCGTCGTACCGCCGTGGCGGGACGGCGGCCAGGCCCAGTACATCGTGCAGCCCGTCCCGGGGCGGGACTCGAGCGGGACGTGGGCCACCCGCCAGTGGGCCCTGGAGAACCTCCACGAACCGCTGACGCTGAGGGAGCTCGCCGACCACGCCCGGATGAGCCTGCGCACCTTCGCCCGCCGCTTCAACGAGGAGGTGGGCATGAGCCCGGGCCGCTGGCTGATCCAGCAGCGCGTGGACCACGCACGGCAGCTCCTGGAGTCCACCGACCTGGCGGTGGACGACATCGCCGGCCAGGTCGGGTTCGCGACCGGGACCTCGCTGCGCCAGCATCTGCACGCCGCCATCGGGGTCTCCCCGCTCGCCTACCGGCGGACCTTCCGAGGCACTCTGTCGCCGAGCACCTGA